A window of Raineyella sp. W15-4 contains these coding sequences:
- a CDS encoding class II fumarate hydratase, which translates to MSDTDDYRIEHDTMGEVKVPARALYQAQTQRAVENFPISGSTLEPALIVALARVKKAAAGANRSLGVLDPDTALAIRDAADEIIAGDHLGEFPVDVFQTGSGTSSNMNTNEVLATLASHRLGTRVHPNDHVNASQSSNDVFPTAVHVAVAWALKHQLYPALQHLATVLSGKAEEFTTVVKSGRTHLMDATPVTLGQEFGGYATQINLGIERIWACLDRVAELPLGGTAVGTGINTRPGFAQKVITELARETDLPLSEARNHFEAQSARDALVEASGMLRTIAVSLIKIANDIRWMGSGPRAGLAEIHLPDLQPGSSIMPGKVNPVLCEAMIQVGGQVIGNDAAVAYAGTTGVFELNVMIPMMGNNLLQSIRLLANVSRLFADRTVAGIVADIDRCRTYAESSASIVTPLNRYIGYENAAKVAKTSLKENKTIRQVVLEQGFVEQGLLTEQQLDEALDVLAMTVRPE; encoded by the coding sequence ATGAGTGACACCGATGACTACCGCATCGAACACGACACCATGGGCGAGGTGAAGGTGCCCGCCCGGGCGCTCTACCAGGCCCAGACCCAGCGCGCCGTCGAGAACTTCCCGATCTCCGGCAGCACCCTCGAACCCGCTCTCATCGTCGCCCTCGCCCGGGTCAAGAAGGCGGCGGCCGGCGCCAATCGCTCCCTGGGGGTCCTCGACCCCGACACCGCGCTGGCGATCCGGGACGCCGCGGACGAGATCATCGCCGGGGACCACCTCGGCGAGTTCCCCGTCGACGTCTTCCAGACCGGGTCGGGCACGTCCTCCAACATGAACACCAACGAGGTACTGGCCACCCTGGCCTCGCACCGGCTGGGCACGCGGGTGCACCCCAACGACCACGTCAACGCCTCCCAGTCGTCGAACGACGTCTTCCCCACCGCGGTGCACGTGGCCGTCGCGTGGGCCCTGAAGCACCAGCTCTACCCGGCGCTGCAGCACCTGGCGACGGTGCTGTCGGGCAAGGCCGAGGAGTTCACCACCGTGGTGAAGTCGGGGCGTACGCACCTGATGGACGCCACCCCGGTGACGCTCGGCCAGGAGTTCGGCGGCTACGCCACCCAGATCAACCTCGGCATCGAACGGATCTGGGCCTGCCTGGACCGGGTCGCCGAACTGCCGCTGGGCGGCACCGCGGTCGGCACCGGGATCAACACCCGCCCCGGCTTCGCCCAGAAGGTGATCACCGAGCTGGCCCGGGAGACCGACCTGCCGCTGAGCGAGGCCCGCAACCACTTCGAGGCCCAGTCGGCGCGCGACGCGCTGGTCGAGGCGTCCGGGATGTTGCGGACGATCGCGGTGTCGCTGATCAAGATCGCCAACGACATCCGCTGGATGGGATCCGGCCCGCGCGCCGGCCTGGCGGAGATCCACCTGCCCGACCTGCAACCCGGCTCGTCGATCATGCCCGGCAAGGTCAACCCGGTGCTCTGCGAGGCGATGATCCAGGTCGGCGGCCAGGTGATCGGCAACGACGCGGCGGTGGCGTACGCCGGCACCACCGGCGTCTTCGAGCTCAACGTGATGATCCCGATGATGGGCAACAACCTGCTCCAGTCGATCCGGCTGCTGGCCAACGTGTCACGGCTGTTCGCGGATCGTACGGTCGCCGGGATCGTCGCTGACATCGACCGCTGCCGGACGTACGCCGAGTCGTCCGCCTCGATCGTCACCCCGTTGAACCGCTATATCGGCTACGAGAACGCCGCGAAGGTCGCCAAGACCTCGCTGAAGGAGAACAAGACGATCCGCCAGGTCGTGCTGGAGCAGGGCTTCGTCGAGCAGGGCCTGCTGACCGAGCAGCAGCTGGACGAGGCGCTGGACGTGCTGGCGATGACCGTACGGCCGGAGTGA